A genomic stretch from Lathyrus oleraceus cultivar Zhongwan6 chromosome 2, CAAS_Psat_ZW6_1.0, whole genome shotgun sequence includes:
- the LOC127117709 gene encoding KIN17-like protein, translated as MGKNDFLTPKAIANRIKAKGLQKLRWYCQMCQKQCRDENGFKCHCMSEGHQRQMQIFGQNPTRIIEGYTEEFETTFLEHMKRSHRFSRVAATVVYNEYINDRNHVHMNSTEWATLTEFVKYLGRTGKCKVEETPKGWFITYIDRDSETLFKEKMKNKRIKADLVDEEKQEKEIQKQIERAEQLVQLSNPESDQPSQVETTRELNAEDGIKIGFSLGSSAKPIAKDKGEASRMAFDEVDEEKYEEKNPVNNLKRKESGGGKSTLDEMIREEERKKEKINRKDYWLHEGIVVKVMSKVLAEKGYYKQKGVVRKVIDKYVGEIEMLESKHVLRVDQEELETVIPQVGGRVKIVNGAYRGSLARLLGVDTDRFCAKVQIEKGAYDGRVLKAVEYEDICKVA; from the coding sequence ATGGGGAAAAACGACTTTCTCACACCTAAGGCAATTGCCAATCGAATTAAAGCAAAAGGACTGCAGAAGCTTCGGTGGTATTGCCAGATGTGCCAGAAGCAGTGTCGTGATGAGAATGGTTTCAAATGCCATTGCATGAGTGAAGGGCACCAGCGTCAAATGCAAATTTTTGGACAAAACCCAACCCGCATAATTGAGGGCTATACCGAAGAATTTGAGACTACGTTTCTTGAACACATGAAGCGTAGCCATCGGTTTAGCCGTGTGGCTGCGACTGTAGTGTATAATGAATATATAAATGATAGAAACCATGTTCATATGAACTCCACTGAGTGGGCTACACTTACTGAATTTGTTAAGTACTTGGGTCGAACTGGAAAATGTAAGGTTGAAGAAACACCCAAGGGATGGTTCATTACATACATAGACAGAGATTCAGAAACCCTGTTCAAGGAGAAGATGAAGAATAAGAGAATCAAGGCAGATTTGGTAGATGAAGAAAAACAAGAGAAGGAGATCCAGAAACAAATTGAAAGGGCTGAGCAATTGGTGCAGCTATCTAATCCAGAGTCCGATCAGCCTTCACAGGTAGAGACTACAAGGGAACTAAATGCAGAAGATGGAATTAAGATAGGATTTTCTCTTGGGTCGTCTGCTAAACCTATAGCCAAGGATAAAGGTGAGGCATCGAGGATGGCGTTTGACGAGGTTGATGAAGAGAAATATGAGGAAAAGAATCCTGTAAACAATTTGAAGAGGAAAGAAAGTGGTGGTGGAAAATCAACTTTGGATGAAATGATCCGGGAGGAAGAGAGGAAAAAGGAAAAAATCAACAGGAAGGATTATTGGTTGCATGAGGGAATTGTCGTTAAGGTTATGAGCAAAGTCTTGGCAGAGAAGGGATACTACAAACAAAAAGGTGTTGTGAGAAAAGTGATTGACAAGTATGTAGGGGAAATTGAAATGCTAGAAAGCAAGCATGTGCTCAGAGTTGATCAAGAAGAGCTTGAAACTGTGATACCACAGGTTGGAGGACGTGTAAAAATTGTAAATGGGGCTTATCGTGGATCCCTTGCTAGGCTGCTCGGGGTGGATACAGATCGATTTTGTGCTAAGGTGCAGATAGAGAAAGGTGCCTATGATGGTAGGGTGCTTAAAGCCGTGGAATATGAGGATATTTGTAAAGTAGCCTAG